One [Clostridium] saccharolyticum WM1 DNA segment encodes these proteins:
- a CDS encoding polysaccharide lyase family 8 super-sandwich domain-containing protein produces MKVKRKRFCCAVLAYLMLTGNLMGNIAYGALLPGGSAGERDQMNLETILNDGLVMHSSFDESSISGNKVKDQTGRGNNGTIYGQPDFVKGILGNGVSMDNGSRAGQANTKADQYISYGQTTDLTFGTGDFSLSFWMKTENHGQNNGTILSNKNYLSGSNTGWAFGNFNNASNVDLRMNFSGTGNSRVELKGIPANDDKWHHVTGSFDREGDMTVYLDGEKYLSTSMTGHKGKSVDTGLDFILGGDGRGCYGMSGCIIDELRVYNKAVDASAVKIIYEAEGVMAAVEQMETRLASIRPGSQYPMDQIQAMEEDIQHVKNGLESMTASAAMEAVSRLKERFHQFLEGREPIGSFQVVSDVHIKSGNVSDANGANFIAGLKDMKAIDPDSLGLLNLGDFTQSSTEAQYHGLYTIMDQYSPVTDDKVIITLGNHDVRGYHSADWNKDESVISAYWPAAKALYLKNNKRYMPGNGQSLYFDKWLGGYHFIVINTENGLKDAMYLSPEQLNWLDKTLAENASPDKPIFVMGHNALKDTHWRSNILLDFGNQDAKVKEIFAKYPQVIYMSGHIHNGFGVAEAIDREYGIMIDVPSYNESENGRKEAGIGYHVKIYEDSVIFKARNFKTSVWLPEYDITVALPGLPAVYKQAKCLNPGDYETVPYGKVRDLMEEGRGIFKKVYDQSKLTYENVGPPEVRLFPGEVRDRVNELAAGLSAAMEGLTPVDSQFQELRNKWLYTLLGGELDTGNEAVRTYLKGVDEKAEGYWNTMNKGNDDSRINLWDDLDMSFIKGTGAEAKVHSGNVAQTFYRLKDIAIAWATKGCRLYQKEEVKHELILALDFMNEHHYSSSNEKTPVFGNWWHWEIGGPIAFLDTALILYKDLTPGQLSRYAAAVNRFTAVCDRPSGYPGSPAMTGANLIDKGMVVVQTGLLTDNREKLDHVKKAYKTVFKYVTGGDGFYEDGSFIQHQALAYMGGYGSQLYEKLSILFSVFSGTDFELTYEDHAEQLIYDMIFEGIEPFIYHGLCMDLVSGRDITRKTSNDKTRGAGIMDSMMLMGDAMPAEQQSRFNRMMKYFIGLDEDFYYSRSTHIASLMKANEIMNDASIEPRSEYVLHKLFAGMDKLVHIMPEYGFALSMHSSRTYGHEWINDEGKRTWNISDGMTYLYNSDRDQYGEGYWATVDPKRLAGITTEYVTRPNGAGDRTKNSYSWVGGSSVGNYGSAGMHYKTLGSSGSTRSGTDAKKSWFMFDDEIAAVGSGITSSTGNYVETIIDNRKLQKDGSNQVLIDGVPMDIRNDGGEGPLKGTKITGTSWIHLEGNTEGSDIGYYFPGKADVMALKEKRTGNWNAQGTTEGEETNQFATFWLEHGKKPVNGSYSYVILPGRTAEETARYGQSPDIEILECSEDAHAVRETNLGITAVNFWNNKTVTAAGITSDKAASVTVQINGDEATIGVSDPTQENNGTIELSLPYIGGDVKESDLGVEVLQKVPFMKLAVKTAGLAGRTRNITIKVLEPETCEIMGLSGEFSRIKAEPGTKFVNLQLPETVEVYDNAGGIHRLEIVWERGDYQKDVIGTYELAGHLVLPQGLYNTAGFTASIQVQVGEEITLVMDDVYVQGGTDGDKNFSGSASLIVKNDAGAQNYTRKSLMKFSLDQMKEIPQAVYLTFELTDTPSTDFAIADIYQVENDWKGTAVTFNSFPPRTAANPVASFTKAMAGESLIQKLDVTDAVCRALTGGDAEISFEISIPTAAKNNYAGIHSSRTVKEGAQKPSLKWEPDYVPERIIKKNLNYIIDLASNIKPEDYTNVDEISLAQMIDEGKQILLDPDAEMEEIHEMERRLTREMVKYRRRF; encoded by the coding sequence ATGAAGGTAAAAAGGAAAAGATTTTGCTGTGCAGTGCTGGCTTATCTTATGCTGACGGGGAATCTCATGGGAAATATAGCTTATGGGGCTCTTTTGCCGGGAGGCTCTGCAGGAGAGAGGGATCAAATGAATCTGGAAACAATTTTAAATGACGGGCTGGTCATGCATTCTTCCTTTGATGAAAGCAGTATCTCCGGGAACAAGGTAAAAGACCAGACCGGACGGGGTAATAATGGGACAATTTACGGCCAGCCGGACTTTGTAAAGGGGATCCTGGGCAACGGGGTTTCCATGGATAACGGAAGCAGGGCAGGGCAGGCCAATACAAAAGCCGACCAGTATATCAGCTATGGCCAGACCACTGACTTAACATTTGGAACGGGGGATTTTTCCCTGTCCTTTTGGATGAAGACAGAAAATCACGGACAGAACAACGGAACGATTCTTTCCAATAAAAACTATTTAAGCGGCAGCAATACAGGATGGGCCTTTGGAAATTTTAATAATGCCAGCAATGTGGATTTAAGAATGAATTTTTCCGGAACAGGAAACAGCCGGGTGGAATTAAAGGGAATTCCTGCCAATGATGATAAGTGGCATCATGTGACTGGAAGCTTTGACCGGGAGGGGGATATGACGGTTTATTTAGACGGGGAAAAATATTTGTCTACTTCCATGACGGGACACAAAGGAAAATCCGTTGATACGGGATTGGACTTTATTTTGGGCGGTGACGGCAGAGGGTGTTATGGCATGAGCGGCTGTATCATTGATGAGCTGCGGGTGTATAACAAGGCGGTGGATGCCTCTGCGGTAAAAATCATTTATGAAGCGGAAGGGGTCATGGCAGCCGTGGAACAGATGGAAACCCGGCTGGCTTCCATAAGGCCTGGTTCCCAGTATCCCATGGACCAGATCCAAGCGATGGAAGAGGACATCCAGCATGTAAAGAATGGGCTGGAGTCTATGACTGCCTCCGCTGCCATGGAAGCCGTCAGCCGACTGAAAGAAAGGTTCCATCAATTTCTGGAAGGCCGTGAGCCGATTGGCAGCTTCCAGGTGGTATCCGATGTTCACATTAAGTCCGGCAACGTATCCGATGCCAATGGGGCAAATTTCATCGCAGGATTAAAGGACATGAAAGCCATTGACCCGGATTCCCTGGGGCTGCTGAATTTAGGTGATTTTACACAGAGCAGTACGGAGGCACAGTATCATGGGCTCTATACCATTATGGACCAGTATTCTCCGGTCACTGACGATAAGGTTATTATAACCTTGGGAAACCATGATGTCAGGGGATATCATTCCGCTGACTGGAACAAGGATGAAAGTGTGATCAGTGCTTACTGGCCGGCTGCCAAAGCCCTTTATCTTAAAAATAACAAAAGATACATGCCTGGCAACGGCCAAAGCCTTTATTTTGATAAATGGCTGGGCGGGTATCATTTTATTGTGATCAATACGGAAAACGGCTTAAAAGATGCCATGTATCTTTCCCCGGAACAATTAAACTGGCTGGACAAAACTCTGGCTGAAAATGCCAGTCCGGATAAACCGATTTTTGTCATGGGACACAATGCCCTTAAGGATACCCATTGGAGAAGCAATATTCTTCTGGATTTCGGGAATCAGGATGCCAAAGTAAAAGAGATATTTGCAAAGTATCCTCAGGTGATTTATATGTCCGGCCACATTCACAACGGATTTGGGGTGGCGGAAGCCATTGACAGGGAATACGGCATCATGATTGATGTCCCTTCCTATAATGAATCGGAAAACGGAAGAAAGGAAGCTGGTATCGGATATCATGTAAAGATTTACGAAGACAGTGTGATATTTAAGGCAAGAAACTTTAAAACCTCTGTCTGGCTTCCGGAGTATGATATTACGGTGGCACTACCCGGCCTTCCTGCTGTATATAAACAGGCGAAGTGCTTAAATCCCGGCGATTATGAGACCGTACCCTATGGAAAAGTACGGGACCTTATGGAAGAAGGGAGGGGGATTTTTAAGAAGGTTTACGATCAGAGTAAGCTGACCTATGAAAACGTTGGCCCTCCTGAGGTCCGCCTGTTTCCCGGTGAGGTGAGAGACCGGGTCAATGAGCTAGCAGCAGGACTTTCTGCTGCTATGGAAGGGCTGACACCGGTAGATTCTCAGTTTCAGGAATTACGGAATAAATGGCTTTACACACTTTTGGGCGGAGAATTGGATACCGGCAATGAGGCGGTCCGCACCTATCTTAAGGGAGTGGATGAGAAAGCCGAAGGATACTGGAACACCATGAACAAGGGAAACGATGATTCCAGAATTAATCTCTGGGATGATCTTGATATGAGCTTCATCAAAGGAACCGGCGCAGAGGCCAAGGTCCATTCCGGCAATGTGGCCCAGACCTTTTACCGGTTAAAGGATATCGCCATTGCATGGGCAACCAAAGGCTGCCGGCTGTATCAAAAGGAAGAAGTGAAACATGAGCTGATCCTGGCTCTGGACTTTATGAATGAACATCACTATAGCAGCAGCAATGAAAAAACACCGGTGTTTGGAAACTGGTGGCACTGGGAAATCGGAGGCCCCATAGCATTTCTGGATACGGCTCTGATTCTTTATAAAGACCTGACTCCTGGTCAGTTGAGCCGCTATGCAGCAGCAGTCAACCGGTTTACTGCCGTATGCGACCGTCCCTCCGGTTATCCCGGCTCTCCGGCCATGACAGGGGCAAACTTAATTGACAAAGGCATGGTAGTGGTTCAAACCGGCCTGTTGACGGATAACAGGGAGAAACTGGATCATGTGAAAAAGGCGTACAAAACTGTATTTAAATATGTGACCGGGGGAGACGGATTCTATGAGGACGGGTCCTTTATCCAGCATCAGGCTCTGGCTTATATGGGCGGATACGGTTCTCAGTTGTATGAAAAGCTGAGCATTCTGTTCTCTGTATTTTCCGGTACGGATTTTGAACTGACCTACGAGGATCATGCAGAACAGCTGATCTATGATATGATATTTGAAGGAATCGAACCATTTATCTATCATGGCCTGTGTATGGATCTGGTATCCGGCAGAGACATTACAAGAAAAACCTCAAATGACAAGACAAGAGGTGCGGGAATCATGGATTCTATGATGCTGATGGGTGACGCTATGCCGGCAGAGCAGCAGAGCCGCTTTAACCGTATGATGAAATACTTCATCGGTCTGGATGAGGATTTTTACTATAGCCGCAGCACCCATATTGCTTCCCTAATGAAGGCAAATGAGATCATGAATGATGCATCCATTGAACCAAGAAGCGAGTATGTGCTTCACAAGCTGTTTGCTGGAATGGATAAGCTGGTACATATTATGCCGGAATATGGATTCGCCCTATCCATGCATTCCAGCCGTACCTACGGACATGAATGGATTAACGATGAAGGGAAGCGCACCTGGAATATTTCCGATGGAATGACCTACTTATACAACAGTGACAGGGACCAGTACGGGGAAGGTTACTGGGCCACTGTAGATCCTAAGCGTCTGGCCGGGATTACCACAGAATATGTTACTCGCCCCAACGGTGCCGGCGACCGAACAAAGAATAGTTACAGCTGGGTGGGCGGTTCCAGCGTGGGTAATTACGGCAGTGCAGGAATGCATTATAAGACCTTGGGCAGCAGCGGCAGCACCAGATCAGGCACTGATGCAAAAAAGTCCTGGTTCATGTTTGATGATGAGATCGCAGCAGTTGGAAGCGGGATCACTTCATCCACCGGCAATTATGTGGAGACCATTATTGACAACCGAAAACTTCAAAAGGATGGAAGCAATCAGGTTCTGATCGATGGAGTACCAATGGACATCAGGAACGATGGCGGGGAAGGGCCGTTAAAAGGTACGAAAATAACTGGAACTTCCTGGATCCACCTGGAAGGAAATACCGAAGGCTCTGACATAGGCTATTATTTTCCGGGAAAAGCAGATGTTATGGCATTAAAAGAAAAGAGGACCGGTAATTGGAATGCTCAGGGAACCACGGAAGGGGAGGAAACGAACCAGTTTGCCACCTTCTGGCTGGAGCACGGGAAAAAGCCTGTAAATGGATCTTATTCCTATGTGATTCTTCCGGGAAGGACTGCAGAGGAAACGGCCCGTTACGGTCAGTCACCTGATATTGAAATATTAGAGTGCAGCGAAGATGCCCATGCAGTAAGGGAAACGAACCTGGGAATAACCGCAGTAAACTTCTGGAATAACAAAACAGTAACCGCAGCAGGCATCACATCAGATAAAGCGGCATCAGTGACTGTGCAGATCAACGGAGATGAGGCAACCATAGGGGTGTCAGACCCGACCCAGGAGAACAATGGAACCATTGAGTTATCTCTTCCATACATAGGGGGTGACGTGAAGGAATCCGACCTTGGTGTGGAGGTGCTTCAGAAAGTCCCCTTCATGAAACTGGCTGTGAAAACTGCAGGGCTGGCAGGCAGGACCAGAAATATTACCATAAAGGTGCTGGAGCCTGAAACATGTGAAATCATGGGACTTTCCGGAGAATTCAGCCGGATCAAGGCAGAACCTGGAACAAAGTTTGTAAATCTGCAGCTTCCCGAAACCGTGGAGGTCTACGATAATGCAGGAGGCATCCACAGGCTGGAGATTGTATGGGAGAGAGGGGATTATCAGAAAGACGTCATAGGGACTTATGAATTGGCCGGACATCTGGTATTGCCTCAGGGACTGTATAATACGGCAGGTTTTACCGCATCAATTCAGGTGCAGGTGGGGGAAGAAATAACCCTGGTCATGGATGATGTTTATGTACAGGGCGGCACCGATGGGGATAAGAATTTCAGCGGTTCAGCCAGCCTGATTGTAAAAAATGATGCAGGAGCCCAGAATTACACCAGAAAATCCCTTATGAAATTCAGTCTGGACCAAATGAAGGAAATCCCTCAGGCAGTTTATCTTACCTTTGAGCTTACGGACACGCCAAGTACGGATTTTGCCATTGCGGATATTTATCAGGTGGAAAATGACTGGAAAGGAACGGCTGTGACTTTTAACAGCTTCCCACCCCGTACAGCTGCAAACCCGGTAGCCTCCTTTACAAAGGCCATGGCAGGAGAGAGCCTGATACAGAAGCTGGATGTGACGGATGCAGTCTGCAGAGCATTAACGGGCGGAGATGCGGAAATCTCTTTTGAGATCAGCATCCCAACGGCGGCCAAAAACAATTATGCAGGAATTCATTCATCCAGAACTGTTAAAGAGGGGGCCCAAAAGCCGTCGCTTAAGTGGGAACCCGATTATGTACCGGAAAGGATAATAAAAAAGAATTTAAACTACATAATTGATCTGGCTTCCAATATCAAACCGGAGGACTATACCAATGTAGATGAAATAAGCCTGGCACAGATGATTGACGAAGGAAAACAGATTCTCCTGGATCCGGATGCAGAAATGGAAGAAATTCATGAAATGGAGAGACGTCTGACCCGGGAAATGGTAAAATATAGAAGAAGATTCTAA
- a CDS encoding Ig-like domain-containing protein encodes MRKGSRLFKRKAAGMMAAVMMIGILPVPITGFADVLEMPPDSYENMEENTNENTNENLATRSNASYATASIAQKEQVPQEEGTVYYVDAKNGNDSGDGKTAETAWKTFDRVNSKTFLPGDKILLKGDSIWNQSLRPKGSGREGSPITIDRYGEGSRPLINGNGTSGPSITGAVTIYNEEHWEIYNLEVTNLENTDKMGEAMDSGTSERAGILIYSSNQKKIYKHIVVKNCYVHDVNSSFKGGKTSGGIIVMGHYLDKDGNRVTVDDSGNLTAKAMGRAAFEDVLIEGNYVKNVAIEGIRNKCNTDISGSGWGKNEFLKNYSNVTIRNNYLENVVGDGIVLTETKGGLIEGNMVNSSCGFDRGSVNYAQCWTMFADNVTVQYNEVYGNRYGYDDGEAFDSDMMNVDNIFQYNLSHDCGGGAMLFMASQKNTIFRYNLSINDGTGTYPGESRMQQQTFHYDNTASAGPSVGKIYNNTIVLFGEDKKTSLFGGKSKRTCYVDFKNNIVLAKDGAVVDFAVLDQGSSIHGDSIIENNCFYPDTIANTRAGSVLNKESLQAKGNIFKDPMLMDHKAGKDYSRYQYPMDEQEDLVDSDFTKDRIQKLAEPYQLTETSPCIRAGQRIEGMPTEDIMGNTIAGRVDIGALEYSSEDELAEEVEEVRIVTTPGVVPKLPVTLNIVLAGESYRYPVVWEALTREDCMETGVLELEGVLPGLSNQVVATIIIADAPEHFEPVEVSTFAGIYPSLPETVTAEFTGGLTLDLGVTWNPLPLEQYSHEGEIAVEGTVSGLKTRCIAKVTILGELGDGTSVKETISSKDAYTQQSDGNKAYGSSDPGVIKIKTANNSPSYTRRGLISFDLREDEQMLKTASRVTIKLQMTRPVSESDYKNINNHFYLKVYEVDDNWEESTVTWNSSPNRSNGSLVINDKKIVYANIRDLNNNIVELDVTDCVKNAYGKKGQTKFSFLMTTDYFGEYANGDNGGIDFASKEAAGKMAPTMVLSNVYETQTEAVSVSTPAGKMPVLPETVSVTYSNGDQKNVTVEWNNTDPAACKSEGSFVVYGKADGVKLPIRCTVYVMEAIHKVVSVRDIPAIIQLVGTPWEELGLPGSAAVLLDNGKEAKVPIEYWFPDNAYDPEKVFSYTCIGYLDLNGHETIENPDQKFAAVTVNVIQPEDKNALLVLYTEAADLVSQGGLDRLTGGARNRFLKAFHQAVSVLINTKATETEVHKAYSNLMEAIWNLDSEENLMPELSALRDLVLIGESKNKKDYTKESYEVLQDALSEARSVLKDKTLTKGDQNRVDQAYDDLKEAIDGLEFSGNSGSETRIVTGIKITSLPEKTEYLTGERISHSGLMVAAVYSDGSTKIISGYEISDASTTVPGVKDVVITYRTAVNQAVKVFTDAFQIRVVKEGSQESSSGSFRQGTSSQKAGSDVRGQWQQTGGTSWRFLKADKTYAANEWAKINGKWYRFNSVGMMETGWTVDQGIWYRLSPQGAMETGWVKEESDGYWYYLDESGAMRTGWILIHGIWYYFNPVAQGETGWQKTEDGKWGFQTGESGSRPMGALCTNTTTADGYQVDENGAWVR; translated from the coding sequence ATGCGAAAAGGCAGCAGGCTTTTCAAAAGAAAAGCGGCTGGCATGATGGCAGCAGTGATGATGATCGGAATCTTGCCTGTTCCTATAACCGGATTTGCTGATGTCCTGGAAATGCCGCCAGACAGTTATGAAAACATGGAAGAAAACACAAATGAAAACACAAATGAAAACTTGGCGACAAGATCCAATGCCAGCTATGCTACTGCATCCATAGCACAAAAAGAACAGGTACCGCAGGAAGAGGGGACTGTGTATTACGTGGATGCGAAAAACGGCAATGACAGCGGAGACGGAAAGACAGCAGAAACTGCATGGAAGACCTTTGACAGGGTCAATTCCAAAACTTTTCTGCCTGGGGACAAGATATTGCTGAAAGGGGACAGTATCTGGAATCAGTCACTTCGTCCAAAGGGAAGCGGCCGGGAGGGCTCCCCCATCACCATTGACAGGTATGGAGAAGGCAGCCGTCCATTGATAAACGGCAATGGGACATCAGGTCCTTCCATTACTGGCGCAGTAACCATCTACAACGAAGAACATTGGGAAATATACAATCTGGAAGTGACCAATCTGGAAAACACAGATAAGATGGGAGAAGCCATGGACAGCGGTACCAGCGAACGGGCCGGAATCCTGATCTATTCCTCCAACCAGAAAAAGATATACAAGCATATTGTCGTAAAAAACTGCTATGTGCATGACGTTAACTCCAGCTTTAAAGGCGGGAAAACCTCCGGCGGCATCATCGTTATGGGGCATTACCTGGACAAAGACGGAAACCGTGTCACCGTTGATGACAGCGGAAATTTAACAGCCAAGGCCATGGGGCGTGCAGCTTTTGAAGATGTGCTTATTGAAGGAAATTACGTAAAAAACGTGGCGATTGAAGGGATCAGGAATAAATGCAATACGGATATTTCCGGTTCCGGATGGGGGAAGAATGAATTTCTTAAAAACTACTCCAACGTAACCATCCGTAATAATTATCTGGAAAATGTTGTAGGCGACGGAATCGTTTTGACGGAAACAAAAGGCGGGCTGATCGAAGGAAATATGGTAAACTCTTCCTGCGGCTTTGACCGGGGTTCCGTAAACTATGCCCAGTGCTGGACCATGTTTGCCGATAATGTTACCGTACAGTACAATGAGGTTTACGGCAACCGGTACGGATACGATGACGGCGAGGCTTTTGACTCCGATATGATGAATGTGGACAATATTTTCCAATACAATTTAAGCCATGACTGCGGCGGCGGAGCCATGCTTTTCATGGCCAGCCAGAAAAATACCATATTCCGCTATAATCTTAGCATCAACGACGGTACAGGTACCTACCCGGGGGAAAGCAGGATGCAGCAGCAGACCTTCCATTACGACAATACGGCTTCTGCCGGTCCCAGTGTGGGAAAAATTTATAACAATACCATTGTTCTTTTTGGAGAAGATAAAAAGACCTCTCTTTTCGGCGGGAAAAGCAAGAGAACCTGTTATGTGGATTTTAAAAATAACATCGTTCTTGCCAAGGACGGAGCGGTCGTTGATTTTGCAGTTTTGGATCAGGGTTCTTCCATTCATGGTGACAGTATCATAGAAAACAACTGTTTCTATCCGGATACCATTGCAAACACCCGTGCAGGCTCTGTTTTAAATAAGGAGAGCCTTCAGGCCAAAGGCAATATATTTAAGGATCCCATGCTCATGGACCATAAGGCCGGAAAGGATTATTCCCGTTATCAGTATCCAATGGATGAGCAGGAAGACCTTGTGGATTCTGATTTTACCAAAGACAGGATCCAAAAGCTGGCAGAGCCATATCAACTGACAGAAACGTCCCCCTGTATCCGGGCAGGACAAAGGATTGAAGGCATGCCTACCGAGGATATTATGGGCAATACCATTGCAGGGCGTGTGGACATAGGAGCGTTGGAATATTCCAGTGAAGATGAGCTGGCAGAGGAAGTAGAAGAAGTCCGCATCGTCACCACTCCGGGGGTAGTGCCGAAACTGCCGGTAACTTTAAACATTGTTCTGGCGGGGGAATCCTATCGTTATCCGGTTGTGTGGGAGGCACTGACAAGGGAGGATTGCATGGAGACGGGTGTGTTGGAACTGGAGGGAGTTCTTCCGGGATTATCCAACCAGGTGGTGGCCACTATAATCATAGCGGATGCTCCGGAACACTTTGAACCGGTTGAGGTTTCCACCTTTGCGGGAATTTACCCCTCACTCCCTGAAACGGTTACCGCGGAGTTTACCGGAGGACTAACTCTGGATCTGGGGGTGACATGGAATCCACTCCCTCTGGAACAGTATTCCCATGAAGGAGAGATTGCGGTGGAAGGGACCGTATCCGGCTTAAAAACCAGATGTATAGCTAAGGTGACGATCCTCGGTGAGCTGGGAGACGGAACAAGTGTAAAGGAGACAATATCATCAAAGGATGCCTATACTCAGCAATCGGACGGAAACAAGGCCTATGGAAGCTCTGATCCCGGTGTCATTAAGATCAAAACTGCAAATAATTCTCCTTCCTACACAAGAAGAGGTCTGATCAGCTTTGATTTAAGGGAAGACGAGCAAATGCTTAAGACCGCCTCCAGAGTCACTATTAAGCTGCAGATGACAAGACCGGTTTCAGAGTCGGATTATAAAAATATTAACAACCATTTCTATCTCAAGGTTTATGAGGTAGATGACAACTGGGAGGAAAGCACGGTGACATGGAATTCCTCTCCCAATCGTTCCAACGGCAGCTTGGTGATCAATGATAAAAAAATCGTTTATGCCAATATCCGTGATCTCAATAACAATATCGTGGAGCTTGACGTGACGGATTGTGTGAAAAACGCCTATGGAAAAAAAGGACAGACAAAATTCTCATTCCTTATGACAACAGATTATTTCGGAGAATATGCAAACGGTGATAACGGCGGCATTGATTTTGCTTCCAAAGAGGCCGCGGGAAAAATGGCTCCCACCATGGTACTGAGCAATGTTTACGAAACCCAGACAGAAGCTGTTTCCGTATCAACACCGGCCGGAAAGATGCCGGTTCTGCCGGAAACTGTTTCAGTTACTTATTCCAACGGGGACCAGAAGAACGTAACCGTGGAATGGAACAACACGGATCCTGCAGCCTGCAAGAGCGAGGGAAGCTTTGTGGTGTATGGAAAGGCAGATGGAGTGAAGCTTCCCATCAGGTGTACCGTTTATGTTATGGAAGCAATACATAAAGTCGTTTCGGTAAGAGATATCCCTGCAATCATCCAACTGGTAGGCACTCCATGGGAGGAACTGGGCCTGCCGGGGTCGGCAGCAGTTTTGCTGGATAATGGAAAGGAAGCAAAAGTTCCCATTGAATATTGGTTTCCGGATAATGCCTATGACCCGGAAAAAGTATTTTCCTACACGTGTATCGGATATCTGGATCTCAACGGCCACGAAACCATTGAAAATCCGGACCAGAAGTTTGCTGCGGTGACCGTAAATGTGATCCAGCCGGAAGACAAGAATGCCCTTCTGGTTCTCTATACGGAAGCAGCAGACTTAGTCAGCCAGGGGGGATTGGACCGGCTGACCGGCGGGGCAAGGAACCGCTTCCTGAAGGCCTTTCATCAGGCGGTTTCCGTACTGATCAATACAAAGGCAACAGAAACTGAGGTGCATAAGGCTTATTCCAATTTGATGGAAGCTATCTGGAATCTGGATTCAGAAGAAAATCTCATGCCGGAACTATCCGCACTCCGGGATTTGGTGCTGATAGGGGAATCAAAGAACAAGAAGGATTATACGAAAGAGTCCTATGAGGTGTTACAGGATGCCCTCTCAGAAGCCAGATCTGTGTTAAAGGATAAAACTCTGACAAAGGGTGATCAGAACCGGGTGGACCAGGCCTATGACGATTTGAAGGAGGCCATTGACGGACTGGAATTCAGCGGAAATTCAGGATCGGAAACCAGGATCGTCACAGGAATTAAAATCACTTCGCTGCCGGAAAAAACAGAATACCTCACAGGAGAACGAATCAGCCATTCCGGTCTGATGGTAGCCGCCGTATACAGTGACGGCTCGACAAAAATCATTAGCGGTTATGAAATATCAGATGCAAGCACTACTGTACCGGGGGTAAAGGATGTAGTCATCACTTACCGCACAGCGGTCAATCAAGCGGTCAAGGTGTTTACAGATGCGTTTCAGATAAGAGTTGTGAAGGAAGGTTCCCAAGAAAGCAGCTCCGGCAGTTTCAGGCAAGGTACGTCTTCCCAAAAGGCAGGTTCTGATGTGAGGGGACAATGGCAGCAGACCGGAGGAACCTCATGGAGATTCTTAAAGGCAGACAAAACCTACGCAGCCAATGAATGGGCGAAAATCAACGGGAAATGGTACCGGTTCAATAGCGTCGGTATGATGGAGACCGGGTGGACCGTGGACCAGGGAATATGGTACCGGCTCAGTCCCCAAGGCGCCATGGAAACAGGCTGGGTAAAGGAAGAATCAGACGGCTATTGGTATTACCTTGATGAATCAGGCGCCATGAGGACCGGCTGGATCTTAATTCATGGAATCTGGTATTACTTTAACCCTGTTGCTCAGGGAGAAACCGGCTGGCAGAAAACAGAAGACGGCAAATGGGGGTTCCAGACAGGGGAAAGCGGAAGCAGACCAATGGGAGCCCTATGTACCAATACCACAACGGCGGATGGGTATCAGGTAGATGAAAACGGAGCCTGGGTCCGGTGA